DNA sequence from the Sphingobacteriia bacterium genome:
CTTGCGATAATCAGAGCTTTAGTCTTATCCATCATTTTCTCCTTTTAACGCAAACTACTTTATCACCATGTCGGATAGTAAAGTTTTCAAGAGAAATAGTTTTAACAATTACAAACCCGTCAGCATGTTCTCTATTAACGAGATTGTCATAACCATCACGTACAACATATATAACGGGATAGCGACCAGTAAAGAACGGTTTGCGGTAATCGAAATAAGTAAATTCACCATTATCATATACTGCGATAGGTGCAATATCTTCAGAGCCTGGAGAGGCTAAAATATCATATTTGGTATTTATTTTATCTGGGTCCACGCCAGTTTCTAAGAAATCATATCTTTTTTGAGCAATTTCAAATTTTTTTGAAAGATTTGGTTCTTCTAAATTACTACTATATAATTGAAAAATACCTAAAGGATCAATTACTCTATTATTTACATAAACAAGAAAATGAGGTTTTTCAGTTGAATTGGTATTTATACTTTTGATGTAAAAAACATATCTAGTTCCTGATTCACCATAAACTTTTATGTCAGTATCAACCCCTGAGGTTAAGGCTTTTAATACTAAATCAGTCTTATTATCAGGTACGATTTCTCCCCAAAACCCTACCCTATCACCTAAAATAAAGCTTTTAATTCTTTCTGGTAGAACTATTGTGGTAGTAGAGAATAACCTCAAAGTTAAGGGAATAGTTTTCTTACGATCGAAGTCTACTTCAATTATAGTTTCAGGATTTTTAGATTTAGCAAGTACATGCTGAATTGCGTCCATTTCTATAGATGTATTTAATAAATCTTTACTTTCTTCTTTTAATTTATCTTCTACAGCAGAAATTTCATCGCTCACCACTTCAGCTAAAGTGATATTTAATGATAATAATTGGAATGTTATAAGGAATGTACTTAATCCTAAATACTTAATCACTTTCTTTTTCATCATTTTTTGCCTCAATTGTGTAAGAAGTAATTAAAAGACCTATAGGATTACTATCTGCTCTTTCATGGGTAACAATTCTTTCACCCTGAAGTTCAAAACCTATTTCAGCTTTCCAAGATTTAGAAATCCTTTTCTCATTTGGTGAAACATCAATCGTATCAAAATCAATTACCGCAGTATTATTAGAAAGTAAGGTAGCAGATTTTATAACCACTTTCCTTTTGTAGTTACTTAGCTTATTGATGTAATCATTGTATTCTTTTGCCGCTGATTTAAGTAATTCTGGGTCAGAATAAGTTTTTAAAAACGCTACTCTTTGTATATCTTTATTAAAGCCTTCAATCCCGTGTCTATTTTGTACATATTTTCTTAGGAAATATTTTATAGTTAGATTTCTCTCATTATCTCCTTGTTCTTCAATACTAGGCATTACTTTAAAGGCTACGCTATCCGTATCCGACAGAATAACAAATAATGGTTTTGGTTTATAAGCAGCAATAACTAGCCCTAAAACTAATATGACTAAAAAAGCAAAACCTAAAAGCACAGTTAAGAGTTTATTAT
Encoded proteins:
- a CDS encoding TrbG/VirB9 family P-type conjugative transfer protein; the protein is MMKKKVIKYLGLSTFLITFQLLSLNITLAEVVSDEISAVEDKLKEESKDLLNTSIEMDAIQHVLAKSKNPETIIEVDFDRKKTIPLTLRLFSTTTIVLPERIKSFILGDRVGFWGEIVPDNKTDLVLKALTSGVDTDIKVYGESGTRYVFYIKSINTNSTEKPHFLVYVNNRVIDPLGIFQLYSSNLEEPNLSKKFEIAQKRYDFLETGVDPDKINTKYDILASPGSEDIAPIAVYDNGEFTYFDYRKPFFTGRYPVIYVVRDGYDNLVNREHADGFVIVKTISLENFTIRHGDKVVCVKRRK